One Deltaproteobacteria bacterium genomic region harbors:
- a CDS encoding Urease accessory protein UreE, which produces MERAIITRPAGQWPRHSARATVTLPYDGRHRRRTRLKTDGGGWVMLDLREAAVMHDGDGLQLESGGWVLVRAADEVLAEITCDSPGRLTRIAWHLGNRHVPTQIENGRLCIRNDHVITELVVVLGGQVRIIEAPFDPEAGAYVSREHTNHAGIHPK; this is translated from the coding sequence ATGGAACGAGCCATCATAACGCGCCCGGCGGGACAGTGGCCGAGACACTCGGCACGCGCCACGGTGACCCTTCCGTACGACGGGCGGCACCGGCGCCGGACACGGCTCAAGACCGACGGCGGCGGTTGGGTGATGCTGGACCTGCGAGAGGCGGCCGTGATGCACGACGGCGACGGCCTCCAGTTGGAGAGCGGCGGCTGGGTCCTGGTCCGCGCGGCCGACGAGGTCCTCGCCGAGATTACCTGCGATAGCCCGGGGAGACTTACGCGCATCGCCTGGCACCTGGGGAACCGGCACGTGCCCACGCAGATCGAGAACGGCCGGCTTTGCATCCGCAACGACCACGTAATCACCGAACTGGTCGTGGTCCTGGGCGGACAGGTGCGCATCATCGAGGCGCCCTTCGATCCGGAGGCCGGCGCATATGTTTCGCGGGAGCATACGAACCATGCGGGAATCCATCCGAAGTAG